The Clostridium beijerinckii genomic sequence AATATAGCCTTTTTTCTTACACCAAAAAATGAAGTTATATGTGAAAATCAAGATGCAACTATGAAACAAGTTATGGAGAAAATGGAATGCTACGGATATACAGCTATTCCTATTATAGATAGAGAAGGAAAATATGTTGGAACGCTAACAGAAGGAGATCTATTGTGGAAGCTAAAAAATACACATAATTTGAATTTTAAAAACATAGAATCTGTTAAAGTTAAAGACATTTATAGAAAAACAACTCATAGGTCTGTTTCTATAACTTCAAATATAGAAAGCTTAATATCGTTAGCTGTAAGTCAAAATTTTGTGCCTGTAACAGATGATGATGGTACTTTTATAGGGATAATAAAAAGAAGCGATATAATAAATTATTGTTTCAATGAGATGGAAAAGAGAAAAGAATTAGAAATACAACAATTTTCAATGTATGATGAAGGTTAAAGTATTATAGATATAAGAATCATATTGATTTTGAAAATTTAAACTTATGAGTAACTAGTAAAAATGGAGATACGTATCTTTATTATAAAGATACGTATCTCCATTTTATTCTGAGAAAGATTTGCTTTTATAAATCAACTTCGAACTATAACTTTTATATTATTAGATAATAGATTTTTAATAGTACTACTCTGCATTTTGATAAGTTTCTACTACAAAATCAAATTCGTTGGGATCAGTTATCTCTCCGTAACTATCTTCTTTTATTCCAGGGTAATAGTATAGTACTAGCTTATCATTAGAGTTGTTGGAATTTTCTAGAAGAATATACAAATTATCTAAAGTACAGTCTTCAACGACAGCTAAAACATTATATTTTGAAGAGATACCAGTATCGTTGTTAGTAAGTTCTAGCATAAAATTATCAAATTTTCTTACATTGACTCTTTCTTTATCACAGGAGCAAATTAGAGAACTGCTTCTACAGCTTGAACATTTTTTGAAATTACAATCAAATGCACAACTCAAGCATTCACAATGAGAGCATTTTTCTAACTGTTTAAAGTTTTCTCTATTTTTAGCTTTAAAATCTTGAAGTAAGTTTATGCTAGGACTAGATTTAAACATTGAAAATAAGGATTTTTTCTTGCAGTCAGCTTCAGCAGAATCTAAAAGCTTCATATAGTCCTTAAGAATAGGTGACTTAGAGAAATATTTTCTTATCCTTGAATCTCTTTCTGAAATAAATGGGGATATTTCACTTATAGCATAAGTTATATCTGTATAAATTTTGCCCCAATACCTTCGTTCTTCGTTGATAAAATTTAGGTCCTTATCATTATCCATGTCTTATCACCTAATTAGATTTATATTTTGCTAATTCAAGATCCAAATCAACTTCATCTAATTTCTTAAATTCGCTATCAAAATCATCTAGGTCTCTTAATTCACCTAAACCTTGAGCAAGAGATTCTTTACGTTGAATTTTTCTTTCTATACTATCAATTTGTATTGAGTTATTTTTAGTTTGAACATTAGCAAGAACTTCATTAACTTTTTGAGAAGCTTCAGCATTTGCAAATCTTGCAGCTGCCTCATCTCTGTAACTCCTAGTTTTTGTTATTTCTTCTTCTAAAGCACGTAAGTTTGCCTTTAAAGTATCTGCTTGTATTTTAGCATTATCATAGCTTGCTTGTAGAGAAGCAGCCTTTTTATCTGTTTCAACTTTTTTAGCTAATGCTCTTTTAGCTAATTCCTCATTTCCTTTACTTAGTGCTAATCTAACCTTTTGATCATAATCTTCAGATTCCTTTTTAGCAGAATCTAGTTTTTTCTCAATTTCATGAACATTACCTAAAATTTGAGCTGAACTTAATTTTGCTTTATTGAATTGTTCATCCATATCTCTTAGTTTTTGGTCTAATAATTCAACTGGATTTTCCATTTCATCTAATGAGTTGTTTACTTTTGCCTTAATCATATTTGACATCCTTGAAAAAATTCCCATGCCTATACCTCCAAATAATTTTTATTTTCTTTTATTATTTAAATATTTTTTTATTAATATAATAGCTAGTACGAATACTCCAGCTAAAACTAAGGTGTTAATTAATGAACTTGATGGTGAACCAAAATAAAATGGTCTATAAAAGTATCCTCCACCAAAGAATGGCCAGAATGAATGTCTGTTGGAACCACTATTATATGTTTGAGTATTAGTATTTTTATTATCATTTGTATTAGAAGAAGTTGAAGGGTCAGTGGTTCTACTTTTATCAGTTGTAGAATAAGAACCGCTACTAAATCCTTGTGATCCACCACTACTTGAAGATGAAGAAGAATTCTTTGAATTTGAGTTTGAAGAATCACTATTCGAAAAATTACCAGATTTAAATCCTTCACCACTCTTTGAACTACTTGAATCACCACTTGTGTTTGTTGAGGATTTACTAGAAGAACTTGATCCACTAAAAGATCCCGAACTAAATCCATTACTTGATTTTGAACTGCCAGAACTAAATTTGCTGCCGCTGGAGCTTGACCGACTGCTACTACCAGTTGATTTAGCAAAGGCGACTGTAGTATTGTTAGATGTATTTATACCTATAAATGACATAGCATCTAAAGATAAATTAGAAAATATAAATATGAATGTTAAAAATATAGTTAAAACATATTTTTTTTTAATCTTACGAATAGTGATCACCCCTTAAAAGATTATGTACTTATTATATAAAAAAGATTCCTTATACACAATATGGAAAAGCGATGAAAAAAGACTAAAAAGGATGATTATAATTGTATATCGTAATAAAGGTTATTATCTCTCTCTTATAATAGTTATTTCATATCTTTTTAAATGGTATTTGATACTGTATAATGAAATTGCAAATAATTTTGGGAATAATTAGATTAAAACAATATGGATTTTTATATTAAGATAATATGAGGATTAAATTTAAAATGATTATATTATAATTATATTTGTAGCACAGTAAACCGTACTTGTGTAAAAGATTCTATTAGACTATTATTGTAAGTAAGAAAAATTATAATGAGGAGTGAATTATACTATGTCCAATGAAGAATTAGAAAGCAATATGAGCGAACTTTTAAATCAATATGATGTAAAAAGACTAAATAGAGGAGATGTATTAAAAGGTAAGGTTATAGATGTAAACGATAAGGAGGTTTCGGTTAATATAGATTATGCTTTCGATGGATTAATAGCTAAAGAAGAGGTATCTATAGATGACAGGGATCCAATGGAAGTAGTCAGTAAAGATGATGAAATTTATGTTTATGTCATATCTCCAAATGATGGTGAGGGGTATGTTGAACTTTCTTTAATAAAAGCTTTAGAAATAAAGGATAGAGAAGAATTAAGTGAATGCTTTAAAGAAGAAAAGAATGTTAAAGTACATGTGAAAGAAGAAACTAAAGGTGGAGTGATTGCATATTATGGCAACATAAAAGTCTTTATCCCAGGCTCCCTTGCAAGTAGAGAAAGAATCCAGCTTAGTAATTTGGTAGGAAGAGATTTAGATGTTAGAATCACTGAATTAGACTTTAACAATAAAAGAGTTATAGCTTCAAGAAGAATTCTTGAAGAAGAAGAATATAACAAAAATAAGAAAAATATATGGGATGACTTAAAAGATGGAGAGAAAAGAAACGGTGTTGTTAAGAAAATAGTTAAGTTCGGAGCATTTGTTGACATTGGAGGAGTAGAAGGATTAATTCATATTTCAGATTTATCATGGGAGAGAGTAAATAGGCCTGAAGATATAGTTAAAGAGGGAGATAAGGTAGAAGTATTTATAGGTAGTGTGGATAG encodes the following:
- a CDS encoding CBS domain-containing protein, whose protein sequence is MNIAFFLTPKNEVICENQDATMKQVMEKMECYGYTAIPIIDREGKYVGTLTEGDLLWKLKNTHNLNFKNIESVKVKDIYRKTTHRSVSITSNIESLISLAVSQNFVPVTDDDGTFIGIIKRSDIINYCFNEMEKRKELEIQQFSMYDEG
- a CDS encoding DUF1292 domain-containing protein; this translates as MDNDKDLNFINEERRYWGKIYTDITYAISEISPFISERDSRIRKYFSKSPILKDYMKLLDSAEADCKKKSLFSMFKSSPSINLLQDFKAKNRENFKQLEKCSHCECLSCAFDCNFKKCSSCRSSSLICSCDKERVNVRKFDNFMLELTNNDTGISSKYNVLAVVEDCTLDNLYILLENSNNSNDKLVLYYYPGIKEDSYGEITDPNEFDFVVETYQNAE
- a CDS encoding PspA/IM30 family protein, with the protein product MGIFSRMSNMIKAKVNNSLDEMENPVELLDQKLRDMDEQFNKAKLSSAQILGNVHEIEKKLDSAKKESEDYDQKVRLALSKGNEELAKRALAKKVETDKKAASLQASYDNAKIQADTLKANLRALEEEITKTRSYRDEAAARFANAEASQKVNEVLANVQTKNNSIQIDSIERKIQRKESLAQGLGELRDLDDFDSEFKKLDEVDLDLELAKYKSN
- the rpsA gene encoding 30S ribosomal protein S1, translated to MSNEELESNMSELLNQYDVKRLNRGDVLKGKVIDVNDKEVSVNIDYAFDGLIAKEEVSIDDRDPMEVVSKDDEIYVYVISPNDGEGYVELSLIKALEIKDREELSECFKEEKNVKVHVKEETKGGVIAYYGNIKVFIPGSLASRERIQLSNLVGRDLDVRITELDFNNKRVIASRRILEEEEYNKNKKNIWDDLKDGEKRNGVVKKIVKFGAFVDIGGVEGLIHISDLSWERVNRPEDIVKEGDKVEVFIGSVDRKNERLSLILKDVTKEPWTVHSNDINEGDILEGKVVRLTAFGAFVELFDGIEGLVHITEITDEHIAKPSDVLEVNQKVKVKVLSINREEKRIALSIKEAVENNKEYLDYIDNSDESGTSLGDLLKGFKFE